The following proteins are encoded in a genomic region of Rubrobacter xylanophilus DSM 9941:
- a CDS encoding polysaccharide deacetylase family protein produces MDPPQDTRAPSSSWGPDSRRAAISLTFDNLGEAADLERGLWPADRPLGHHFSVRRVLPRLLDLLDETGLRATFFVEGLNARLYPEALLEISGRGHEVACHGWRHEYWAGLSPAEEARLLERSARELEGLGLRPRGFRPPGGRLNPASLDLLRERGFTYCSPAGSGAGTLEGLAVLPFGWRLIDAYHYLPRFGPLRRSDTGSDNPLPPSRLQEALDRALDETLRRRGYLSLLFHPFLQEPEDRFRALRETLESLRHLAQEGAAWCAPCREIASWLRENPIPPGNPLSLDATET; encoded by the coding sequence ATGGACCCCCCGCAGGACACCCGCGCCCCCTCCTCCTCCTGGGGCCCCGATTCCCGCCGGGCCGCGATCTCCCTGACCTTCGATAACCTGGGCGAGGCGGCGGACCTGGAGCGCGGGCTGTGGCCTGCGGACAGGCCGCTGGGGCACCACTTCTCCGTGCGGCGCGTGCTGCCCCGCCTCCTGGACCTCCTCGACGAGACGGGCCTCCGGGCGACGTTCTTCGTGGAGGGGCTCAACGCCAGGCTCTACCCGGAGGCGCTCCTGGAGATCTCCGGCCGCGGCCACGAGGTGGCCTGCCACGGATGGCGCCACGAGTACTGGGCCGGCCTGAGCCCCGCGGAAGAAGCCCGGCTGCTCGAGCGCAGCGCCCGCGAGCTGGAAGGGCTGGGCCTCCGGCCGCGCGGCTTCCGGCCGCCGGGAGGCAGGCTGAACCCCGCCTCGTTGGACCTGCTCAGGGAGCGCGGCTTCACCTACTGCTCACCGGCGGGAAGCGGAGCGGGCACGCTCGAGGGCCTCGCCGTGCTGCCCTTCGGCTGGCGCCTGATCGACGCCTACCACTACCTGCCCCGCTTCGGCCCCCTCCGCCGCTCAGATACCGGCTCCGATAACCCCCTCCCCCCCTCCCGGCTGCAAGAGGCGCTGGACAGGGCCCTCGACGAAACCCTCCGCCGCCGCGGCTACCTCTCCCTGCTGTTCCACCCGTTCCTCCAGGAGCCCGAAGACCGCTTCCGGGCGCTCCGCGAAACGCTCGAGAGCCTCCGGCACCTCGCGCAGGAGGGCGCAGCGTGGTGCGCCCCCTGCCGCGAGATAGCCTCCTGGCTCCGGGAAAACCCCATCCCCCCCGGCAACCCGCTCTCCCTGGACGCCACCGAAACCTGA
- a CDS encoding fumarylacetoacetate hydrolase family protein, producing the protein MKLATYLDGRPRVGAVVDGGVVDLSGRFGSMLELIEGGGEALEEARAVAAGSGPAARLDEVRLLAPIPQPRRNVFCMGWNYLTHFEEGRGRREGQGEELPEYPTFFDKPTTTVIGPHDDIPFDPNFSEKIDYEAELAVVIGRSGRSIPAGEAMDHVFGYTAANDVTARDVQRRHGGQWLKGKGMDGSCPLGPWIVTADEIPDVQNLQVQCRVNGVQKQNSNTRFMVFPVARLIEELSLAMTLLPGDVLLTGTPEGVGYARTPPEFLRPGDEVTVYVEGVGEISNRVVEKNLTR; encoded by the coding sequence ATGAAGCTCGCCACGTATCTGGACGGCAGGCCGCGGGTGGGGGCGGTGGTCGACGGCGGGGTCGTCGACCTGAGCGGGAGGTTCGGCTCCATGCTGGAGCTCATCGAGGGGGGAGGGGAGGCGCTGGAGGAGGCCCGCGCGGTCGCCGCGGGCTCCGGGCCCGCCGCCCGGCTCGACGAGGTGAGGCTGCTGGCCCCCATCCCGCAGCCCAGGAGGAACGTCTTCTGCATGGGCTGGAACTACCTGACCCACTTCGAGGAGGGGAGGGGACGGCGCGAGGGGCAGGGGGAGGAGCTGCCCGAGTACCCCACCTTCTTCGACAAGCCCACGACCACCGTCATCGGCCCCCACGACGACATCCCGTTCGACCCGAACTTCTCCGAGAAGATCGACTACGAGGCCGAGCTCGCCGTCGTCATAGGCCGGTCCGGGAGGAGCATACCCGCCGGGGAGGCCATGGACCACGTCTTCGGATACACCGCCGCGAACGACGTGACCGCCCGGGACGTGCAGCGGCGCCACGGCGGCCAGTGGCTCAAGGGCAAGGGGATGGACGGAAGCTGCCCCTTGGGGCCCTGGATCGTGACCGCCGACGAGATACCGGACGTGCAGAACCTGCAGGTCCAATGCCGCGTAAACGGCGTGCAGAAGCAGAACTCGAACACCAGGTTCATGGTCTTCCCCGTCGCGAGGCTCATAGAGGAGCTCTCCCTGGCGATGACCCTCCTGCCCGGGGACGTCCTGCTCACCGGCACGCCGGAGGGCGTAGGCTACGCCCGGACGCCGCCCGAGTTCCTCAGGCCCGGCGACGAGGTGACCGTCTACGTCGAGGGCGTCGGGGAGATCTCCAACCGCGTCGTCGAGAAAAACCTCACCCGCTGA
- a CDS encoding dioxygenase — MVDSARVVRNERLARILPEALGALHEIIERHRITEREWLAVLDFLTEVGRKDEFVLLSDVTRTSVLVDSITHEDGAATPSDVEGPLYRENPPWREKPVKIYEEYEGIEEGDVLFVRGRVTSTDGTPLGGAILDVWQTGPTGGYDVWDERQPDYNFRGRFGVEEDGSYEFQTMVPKPYTVPTDGPVGRLLEAIGQHPWRPAHIHFKVEAEGHETLTTQIFFPDDPYLENDTIGAVKPELVRPLERHEDEEEISRRGLDGPFYTCDFDIKLKPAARG, encoded by the coding sequence ATGGTCGATTCGGCGAGAGTGGTGCGCAACGAGCGCCTGGCGCGGATACTGCCGGAGGCCCTCGGGGCGCTGCACGAGATCATCGAGAGGCACCGCATAACCGAGAGGGAGTGGCTCGCGGTCTTGGACTTTCTCACCGAGGTCGGCAGGAAGGACGAGTTCGTCCTGCTCTCCGACGTGACCAGGACCTCGGTGCTGGTGGACTCCATAACCCACGAGGACGGCGCGGCCACCCCGAGCGACGTGGAGGGCCCGCTCTACCGCGAGAACCCGCCGTGGCGGGAGAAGCCGGTCAAGATCTACGAGGAGTACGAGGGCATCGAGGAGGGGGACGTGCTCTTCGTGCGCGGCAGGGTCACCTCCACCGACGGCACGCCATTGGGCGGTGCGATCCTCGACGTCTGGCAGACCGGTCCCACCGGCGGCTACGACGTCTGGGACGAGAGGCAGCCGGACTACAACTTCCGCGGGCGCTTCGGCGTCGAGGAGGACGGGAGCTACGAGTTCCAGACCATGGTGCCCAAGCCCTACACCGTGCCGACCGACGGGCCGGTGGGGCGGCTGCTCGAGGCCATAGGCCAGCACCCCTGGCGCCCGGCGCACATACACTTCAAGGTCGAGGCCGAGGGGCACGAGACGCTCACCACCCAGATCTTCTTCCCGGACGACCCCTACCTGGAGAACGACACCATAGGGGCGGTCAAGCCCGAGCTCGTCCGGCCCCTGGAGCGGCACGAGGACGAGGAGGAGATCTCGCGCCGCGGCCTCGACGGCCCCTTCTACACCTGCGACTTCGACATAAAGCTCAAGCCCGCGGCGCGGGGCTGA
- a CDS encoding amidohydrolase family protein, which produces MAERTLIRGGHVISMDPQIGDIPGGDVLIEGEEIAAVAPSIDASDCEVVDASGAIVIPGFIDSHRHTWETVIRGIAPDVTLDGYFQLVLDTLAPAYRPEDVYAGNLLGTLEAIDAGVTTLLDWSHINNTPEHADEAIRALAETGIRAVYCYGNPNTSLADWWFNSTLKAPEDIRRVRERYFSSEEGLMTLAMGTRGPGFCTPEVVRHDWELARDIGVPISVHVGMGPVAGRFRMVEQLHDLGLLGPDITYIHCNHLTDREFRLIAETGGTVSIAPMVEMTMGHGMPPTGEVLAHGIRPSLSCDVVTSVPGDPFTQMRFLFAAERVRVHERVFEEELEEMPPLLSSRDVLEFATIEGARTVGLADRTGSLIPGKKADVVMLSIERVNAAPVTDPVGTVVCSMDSSNVDSVWVNGRALKRNGVLVDADLERARRLAEDSRDYLISRTGRQAHWATPRTTGEAAPGAGL; this is translated from the coding sequence ATGGCTGAGCGAACCCTGATCCGCGGCGGCCACGTCATCTCCATGGACCCCCAGATCGGGGACATCCCCGGCGGGGACGTGCTGATCGAGGGCGAGGAGATCGCGGCGGTCGCTCCGTCTATCGACGCTTCCGATTGCGAGGTGGTGGACGCCTCGGGCGCGATCGTGATCCCCGGCTTCATAGACTCCCACCGGCACACCTGGGAGACCGTGATCCGGGGGATCGCCCCCGACGTCACCCTCGACGGCTACTTCCAGCTCGTCCTGGACACCCTCGCTCCGGCCTACCGCCCGGAGGACGTCTACGCCGGCAACCTCCTCGGCACGCTCGAGGCCATAGACGCCGGGGTGACCACGCTGCTGGACTGGTCGCACATCAATAACACCCCCGAGCACGCCGACGAGGCCATCCGGGCGCTGGCCGAGACCGGCATCCGGGCCGTCTACTGCTACGGCAACCCCAACACCTCGCTCGCCGACTGGTGGTTCAACAGCACCCTGAAGGCCCCGGAGGACATCCGGCGGGTGCGCGAGAGGTACTTCTCCTCCGAGGAGGGGCTCATGACCCTCGCCATGGGCACCCGCGGCCCCGGCTTCTGCACCCCGGAGGTCGTCCGGCACGACTGGGAGCTGGCGCGGGACATCGGCGTGCCCATCAGCGTGCACGTGGGGATGGGGCCCGTGGCCGGACGCTTCAGGATGGTCGAGCAGCTGCACGACCTCGGCCTGCTCGGCCCGGACATCACCTACATCCACTGCAACCACCTCACCGACCGCGAGTTCCGGCTCATCGCGGAGACCGGGGGGACCGTCTCCATCGCCCCCATGGTGGAGATGACCATGGGCCACGGGATGCCGCCGACCGGGGAGGTGCTGGCGCACGGCATCCGGCCCAGCCTGAGCTGCGACGTCGTGACCAGCGTCCCCGGCGACCCCTTCACCCAGATGCGCTTCCTCTTCGCCGCCGAGCGGGTGCGCGTCCACGAGCGGGTCTTCGAGGAGGAGCTGGAGGAGATGCCGCCCCTGCTCTCCTCGCGCGACGTGCTGGAGTTCGCCACCATCGAGGGCGCGCGCACGGTCGGCCTCGCCGACAGGACGGGCTCGCTCATCCCCGGCAAGAAGGCCGACGTCGTGATGCTGAGCATCGAGCGGGTCAACGCCGCGCCCGTCACCGACCCGGTGGGGACGGTGGTGTGCAGCATGGACTCCTCCAACGTGGACTCCGTGTGGGTGAACGGGCGCGCCCTCAAGCGCAACGGGGTGCTCGTGGACGCCGACCTGGAGCGGGCCCGCCGCCTCGCCGAGGACTCGCGGGACTACCTGATCTCCCGCACCGGCCGTCAGGCTCACTGGGCCACCCCGCGCACGACCGGAGAGGCCGCGCCGGGCGCCGGCCTCTAG
- a CDS encoding quinone oxidoreductase family protein, with product MRAVLLERFGEPSELGPAEVPRPKAREGEVLVEVRAAAVNRSDVLNARGSFPATTLPRIPGRDFAGVVVEGPEELLGREVWGTGGGELGFTRDGTHAEYVALPAGAAVPVPEGLSLEGAAASGLAYLAAAMGILELGELSAGEAVLVTGAAGGVGGAAAGISRWKRASLVIGVVKDESERRAAERAGAGVVVDTSREEVPEAVMAATEGRGVDLVLDAVGGPLFEPCLSSLAPQGRMVVLTTVGQRRVSFDLFDFYRKELRLLGLMTSRPGAAESGAVLRSLLPGFEAGYLHAPAVAGRYPLEEAAEAYARVESGEAAGRVLLVMAP from the coding sequence GTGCGCGCGGTCCTTTTGGAGCGCTTCGGGGAGCCCTCGGAGCTGGGCCCGGCGGAGGTGCCCCGGCCCAAGGCCCGGGAGGGCGAGGTGCTCGTCGAGGTGCGCGCCGCCGCCGTGAACCGCAGCGACGTGCTGAACGCGCGCGGCTCCTTCCCCGCAACCACCCTGCCCCGCATCCCGGGCCGGGACTTCGCCGGGGTCGTCGTGGAGGGGCCGGAGGAGCTCCTCGGCAGGGAGGTGTGGGGGACCGGCGGGGGAGAGCTGGGCTTCACCCGGGACGGCACCCACGCGGAGTACGTGGCCCTCCCCGCGGGGGCCGCGGTGCCCGTGCCGGAGGGGCTCTCCCTCGAAGGGGCCGCAGCCTCCGGGCTCGCCTACCTCGCCGCCGCCATGGGGATCCTCGAGCTCGGCGAGCTCTCCGCCGGGGAGGCGGTGCTCGTCACCGGCGCGGCGGGCGGCGTCGGAGGCGCGGCGGCCGGGATCTCGCGCTGGAAGAGGGCCTCGCTCGTGATCGGGGTCGTGAAGGACGAATCGGAGCGGCGGGCGGCGGAGAGGGCGGGAGCCGGGGTGGTCGTCGACACCTCCCGCGAAGAGGTGCCCGAAGCCGTCATGGCCGCAACGGAGGGGAGGGGCGTGGACCTCGTCCTCGACGCCGTCGGGGGTCCCCTCTTCGAGCCGTGCCTCTCGAGCCTCGCCCCGCAGGGCCGCATGGTCGTCCTCACCACGGTCGGACAGCGGCGCGTCTCCTTCGACCTCTTCGACTTCTACCGCAAGGAGCTGCGCCTGCTCGGCCTTATGACCTCCCGGCCGGGCGCCGCGGAGAGCGGCGCCGTCCTCCGCTCCCTCCTGCCCGGCTTCGAAGCGGGGTACTTGCACGCCCCGGCCGTCGCCGGGCGCTACCCGCTGGAGGAGGCCGCAGAGGCCTACGCCCGGGTCGAGAGCGGGGAGGCCGCAGGGCGGGTGCTCCTCGTCATGGCCCCCTGA
- a CDS encoding GntR family transcriptional regulator — MGRDEKRAGSLSDVAYEKLYGDITGGRLQPNERLIELDIARELGVSRAAVRNALIRLEQEGLVKREPNRGARVRLVSEEEAVEILEARMALECVAVRHAALNRTQEDIAGLREILSQMESRLEAGDLLGASDLNGQFHRRLVEISNHATISKLLKMLNSQLIRFQYRTILTPGRPASSLAEHRAIFEAVEAGDPERAEQAMRRHLSGVTEALRRAAAQEAR, encoded by the coding sequence ATGGGACGAGACGAGAAGCGGGCGGGTTCTCTGTCCGACGTTGCGTACGAGAAGCTCTACGGCGACATAACCGGCGGGAGGCTGCAGCCGAACGAGCGCCTGATCGAGCTGGACATCGCCCGCGAGCTCGGCGTGAGCCGGGCCGCCGTCCGGAACGCGCTCATCCGGCTGGAGCAGGAGGGGCTGGTGAAGCGTGAGCCGAACCGGGGGGCGAGGGTGCGGCTGGTCTCCGAGGAGGAGGCGGTGGAGATCCTGGAGGCCCGGATGGCCCTAGAGTGCGTGGCCGTGCGGCACGCCGCCCTGAACCGCACCCAGGAGGACATCGCCGGGCTCAGGGAGATCCTCTCCCAGATGGAGAGCCGGCTGGAGGCCGGAGACCTGCTGGGCGCCTCCGACCTGAACGGCCAGTTCCACCGCCGCCTCGTCGAGATCTCCAACCACGCCACCATCTCCAAGCTGCTGAAGATGCTTAACTCCCAGCTCATAAGGTTCCAGTACCGTACCATCCTCACCCCAGGCCGTCCGGCCAGCTCGCTCGCCGAACACAGGGCCATCTTCGAGGCCGTCGAGGCCGGCGACCCGGAGAGGGCAGAACAGGCCATGCGCAGACACCTCTCCGGCGTGACGGAAGCCCTCAGACGAGCCGCCGCCCAAGAGGCCCGCTAG
- a CDS encoding aminomethyltransferase family protein, with protein MSLEEAVGRAGGPVELLRNARAAPYTFPVTPEFSNWRDEQRAWRESCALLDQSHHMTDLYVEGPDALRLLSELGVNSFEGFAKDKAKQFVACNPRGYVIGDVILYYLEENRLDLVGHPMVLDWVQYHAETGGYGVSLERDENSAVRRGAPPKVYRYQVQGPEAAALMREVVEGELPEVRFFNTADVRIGGCRVRALRHGMAGRPGYELSGPWEERERVIGAILEAGENHGLRRAGSLAYSAANLESGWLPAPLPAIYTGEEMKPYRQWLPARRAGSLGGSFYSERIEDYYFTPYELGYGHMVKFDHDFVGREALEEMADAPQRRKVTLVWEGEDVAGVFGSLFEREGLPAKYIDLPKSRYALFHYDRVEKDGRVVGVSTDCGYSYNERAMLSLAVVEEEFCEPGTEVVLLWGEEPNSAKPQVEEHRQVEIRARVQPAPLVEFARTAYRAG; from the coding sequence ATGAGCCTGGAGGAGGCCGTGGGCCGGGCTGGCGGGCCGGTGGAGCTTCTGCGGAACGCCCGGGCGGCGCCCTACACCTTTCCGGTGACGCCGGAGTTCAGCAACTGGCGGGACGAGCAGCGGGCTTGGAGGGAGAGCTGCGCCCTGCTCGACCAGTCCCACCACATGACCGACCTCTACGTGGAGGGGCCCGACGCCCTGAGGCTGCTCTCGGAGCTTGGCGTAAACAGCTTCGAGGGCTTTGCCAAGGACAAGGCCAAGCAGTTTGTGGCCTGCAACCCCCGAGGCTACGTGATAGGGGACGTCATCCTCTACTACCTGGAGGAGAACCGGCTGGACCTCGTGGGGCATCCCATGGTCCTCGACTGGGTGCAGTACCACGCGGAGACCGGCGGGTACGGGGTTTCTCTGGAGCGGGACGAGAACTCTGCGGTTCGGAGGGGGGCTCCGCCGAAGGTGTACCGCTACCAGGTGCAGGGGCCTGAGGCTGCGGCGCTCATGCGGGAGGTGGTTGAGGGGGAGCTTCCCGAGGTGAGGTTCTTCAACACGGCAGACGTGCGCATAGGGGGCTGCAGGGTGCGGGCGCTGCGGCACGGGATGGCGGGCAGGCCGGGCTATGAGCTCTCTGGGCCCTGGGAGGAGAGGGAGCGGGTGATAGGCGCGATCCTTGAGGCCGGCGAGAACCACGGCCTCAGGCGGGCCGGCTCCCTCGCCTACTCCGCCGCGAACCTGGAGTCCGGCTGGCTTCCCGCTCCCCTCCCCGCCATCTACACCGGGGAGGAGATGAAGCCCTACAGGCAGTGGCTTCCGGCCCGGAGGGCGGGTTCGCTCGGCGGCAGCTTCTATTCGGAGAGGATAGAGGACTACTACTTCACCCCCTACGAACTGGGTTACGGGCACATGGTGAAGTTCGACCACGACTTCGTGGGCAGGGAGGCGCTGGAGGAGATGGCGGATGCTCCGCAGCGCAGGAAGGTGACGCTGGTGTGGGAGGGGGAGGATGTGGCCGGCGTCTTTGGGAGCCTCTTCGAGAGGGAGGGGCTTCCCGCAAAGTACATAGACCTCCCCAAGTCCAGGTACGCCCTCTTCCACTACGACCGGGTGGAGAAGGACGGCCGGGTCGTGGGGGTCTCCACCGACTGCGGCTACAGCTACAACGAGCGGGCGATGCTGTCGCTTGCGGTGGTGGAGGAGGAGTTCTGCGAGCCTGGGACGGAGGTTGTGCTGTTGTGGGGCGAGGAGCCCAACAGCGCCAAGCCGCAGGTGGAGGAGCACCGGCAGGTGGAGATAAGGGCGCGGGTGCAGCCCGCCCCGCTGGTCGAGTTCGCCCGCACCGCCTACCGGGCGGGGTGA
- a CDS encoding LLM class F420-dependent oxidoreductase: MAVKFGVFVPQGWRMDLTEIEDPAEQYEAMTRVARRADELDGYDSIWVYDHFHTVPEPTRNTTFECWTITAGLARDTRRVKVGQMVTCNGYRNPALLAKMASTVDVMSHGRLLFGLGAGWYEHEWRAYGYGFPDVPVRMRMFREACEIVHRMWTEDGAVFEGEHYRIDRPINEPKGLQKPHPPFWIGGGGERVTLRLVARWGDACNVFGDPDTLRHKFGVLRRHCEEVGRDYEEITRSTSVNVHLLEEGEDPEKATRRARGGRSYEEYAEQFRVGTPRQIVSLLEERAEAGVEYFIVYLPRVAYDHTQLERFAEEVIPALS, encoded by the coding sequence GTGGCTGTGAAATTCGGCGTCTTCGTGCCCCAGGGGTGGCGGATGGACCTCACCGAGATAGAGGATCCCGCCGAGCAGTACGAGGCGATGACCCGGGTGGCCCGGCGGGCCGACGAGCTGGACGGCTACGACTCCATATGGGTCTACGACCACTTCCACACCGTCCCGGAGCCCACCAGGAACACCACCTTCGAGTGCTGGACGATAACCGCGGGCCTGGCGCGCGACACCCGGCGGGTGAAGGTGGGGCAGATGGTCACCTGCAACGGCTACCGCAACCCCGCGCTGCTGGCCAAGATGGCCTCAACGGTGGACGTGATGAGCCACGGGCGGCTCCTGTTCGGGCTCGGGGCGGGCTGGTACGAGCACGAGTGGCGGGCCTACGGCTACGGCTTCCCCGACGTGCCGGTGAGGATGCGCATGTTCCGGGAGGCCTGCGAGATAGTCCACCGGATGTGGACCGAGGACGGCGCGGTCTTCGAGGGGGAGCACTACCGGATAGACCGGCCCATAAACGAGCCCAAGGGCCTGCAGAAGCCGCACCCGCCGTTCTGGATCGGGGGCGGCGGCGAGAGGGTAACCCTGCGGCTCGTCGCCCGCTGGGGCGACGCCTGCAACGTCTTCGGCGACCCCGACACCCTGCGGCACAAGTTCGGGGTGCTCAGGCGCCACTGCGAGGAGGTGGGCAGGGACTACGAGGAGATCACCCGCTCCACCTCCGTGAACGTACACCTCCTGGAGGAGGGCGAGGACCCGGAGAAGGCCACCCGGCGGGCCCGCGGCGGGCGCAGCTACGAGGAGTACGCCGAGCAGTTCAGGGTCGGGACCCCGAGGCAGATCGTCTCGCTGCTCGAGGAGCGGGCGGAGGCCGGCGTGGAGTACTTTATCGTGTACCTCCCGCGGGTGGCCTACGACCACACCCAGCTCGAGCGGTTCGCGGAGGAGGTGATCCCGGCGCTCTCCTAG
- a CDS encoding cob(I)yrinic acid a,c-diamide adenosyltransferase gives MAESKPPVSTRRGDDGTTTLLGSGRLRKDDLRIAVLGEVDEASSFLGLARAEAGEGELGDVILDTQRLLYRIMGDVAMPKEPNTVGEDDLRRVEERLEEWRSRTELPREFVVPGESRLGALLDVARSVVRRAERALVAAGYVEAHPQAVRAVNRLSDLLYILARAADGRSTPSRG, from the coding sequence ATGGCAGAGAGCAAACCACCGGTCTCCACCCGCCGCGGCGACGACGGCACCACGACCCTGCTCGGCTCGGGGAGGCTGCGCAAGGACGATTTGCGCATCGCGGTGCTGGGGGAGGTGGACGAGGCGAGCTCCTTCCTCGGCCTGGCCCGCGCGGAGGCCGGGGAGGGGGAACTGGGGGACGTGATCCTCGACACCCAGCGCCTGCTGTACAGGATCATGGGGGATGTCGCGATGCCCAAGGAGCCAAACACCGTCGGGGAGGACGACCTGCGGCGCGTCGAGGAGCGGCTCGAGGAGTGGCGCTCCCGGACGGAGCTCCCCAGGGAGTTCGTCGTCCCCGGGGAGAGCCGGCTGGGGGCCCTGCTGGACGTCGCCCGCTCGGTGGTGCGGCGCGCCGAGCGCGCCCTGGTCGCCGCGGGCTACGTGGAGGCCCACCCGCAGGCGGTGCGCGCCGTCAACCGGCTCTCGGACCTGCTGTACATCCTCGCCCGGGCCGCCGACGGGAGGAGCACCCCCTCCAGGGGCTAG
- a CDS encoding ABC transporter substrate-binding protein, producing the protein MRGRALFSRREFLRLGGAGVAGAALLGVAGCGGGGEQGGPVQLVFSHGPEQSGVLREQLDAFNRRHEGEIRVEWREMPAQTEQYFDRLRTQFQAGGGDIDTISGDVIWPAQFAANGWIVDLSDRFPESEREKFLDGPINSNVYEGAIYGVPWFTDAGMLYYRKDLLQKSGYSEPPRTWDELKEMALRVKQDSGTKFGFVFQGANYEGGVVNGLEYIWTHGGDVLDPEDPTKVIIDSPESVAGLKTERSMVEEGVAPEAVVNYAEMESHTAFLNGDAVFMRNWPYVFGLFGQFPVKPEQVDVAPLPVDREGRQSTSSLGGWNLFINAASEDEADAAWTLIEYLAAPEQQKQRALEGGYLPTLEELYEDQEILDKVPVIALGKEAIRNTRPRPVSPYYSDMSLRMAEQFNASLKGEVSPEEAVGTLREELQNIVEQGS; encoded by the coding sequence GTGCGCGGGAGAGCGCTCTTCAGCAGGCGGGAGTTCCTCAGGCTCGGCGGGGCCGGGGTGGCCGGGGCGGCGCTGCTCGGGGTCGCGGGCTGCGGCGGCGGGGGAGAGCAGGGGGGGCCGGTGCAGCTGGTCTTCTCCCACGGGCCCGAGCAGTCCGGCGTCCTCAGAGAGCAGCTGGACGCCTTCAACCGGCGGCACGAGGGCGAGATCCGGGTCGAGTGGCGGGAGATGCCGGCCCAGACCGAGCAGTACTTCGACCGCCTCAGAACCCAGTTCCAGGCCGGCGGGGGGGATATCGACACCATAAGCGGCGACGTGATCTGGCCGGCCCAGTTCGCGGCGAACGGCTGGATCGTGGACCTCTCCGACCGCTTCCCCGAGTCCGAGAGAGAGAAGTTCCTCGACGGCCCCATAAACTCCAACGTCTACGAAGGGGCGATCTACGGGGTCCCCTGGTTCACCGATGCGGGCATGCTCTACTACCGCAAAGACCTCCTGCAGAAGAGCGGGTACTCGGAGCCGCCCAGAACCTGGGACGAGCTCAAGGAGATGGCACTGCGCGTCAAGCAGGACTCCGGGACCAAGTTCGGTTTCGTCTTCCAGGGGGCGAACTACGAGGGCGGGGTGGTGAACGGTCTCGAGTACATCTGGACGCACGGGGGGGATGTGCTGGACCCGGAGGACCCCACGAAGGTCATCATAGACAGCCCCGAGTCGGTGGCGGGGCTGAAGACCGAGCGGAGCATGGTGGAGGAAGGGGTGGCGCCAGAGGCGGTGGTCAACTACGCCGAGATGGAGTCGCACACCGCCTTTCTGAACGGGGATGCCGTCTTCATGCGCAACTGGCCCTACGTGTTCGGGCTCTTCGGGCAGTTCCCGGTGAAGCCGGAGCAGGTGGACGTGGCCCCGCTGCCGGTGGACCGGGAGGGGCGGCAGTCCACGAGCAGCCTCGGCGGCTGGAACCTGTTCATCAACGCCGCCTCGGAGGACGAGGCGGACGCCGCCTGGACCCTCATAGAGTACCTCGCCGCCCCCGAGCAGCAGAAGCAGCGGGCGCTGGAGGGAGGGTACCTTCCCACGCTGGAGGAGCTCTACGAGGACCAGGAGATCCTGGACAAGGTGCCGGTCATAGCGCTCGGCAAGGAGGCCATCAGGAACACCCGCCCGCGCCCGGTCTCGCCGTACTACTCGGACATGTCGCTCAGGATGGCCGAGCAGTTCAACGCCTCCCTCAAGGGCGAGGTCTCCCCCGAGGAGGCCGTCGGCACCCTGCGGGAGGAGCTGCAGAACATCGTGGAGCAGGGCAGCTAG